Below is a genomic region from Leptotrichia shahii.
GTCAGGAAAATTAAAGTACTTATTAAACCTATGAGAAAGCGTTGCTCCCAGCTGCACTGCAACCCCTTCACGCCCAGCACTTCCCCCAAACAAATGTGTAATCCAAGTTGCAACTGTCACAACAGGAATAAGCCTCAACGGAATCTCTTCTTCAGTCTTATGCCCAATCTCAAAAATCAATCCCATTCCCTTGCCAGCTTTTCCAGCAAACTTTCTATAAATGAAAACAATTAAAAGCCCTGCTAAAGCGATAAAAGGCACAAGACAATACAAATACTCTTTTCTAATATCCCCAATCAAGAGAAGCTCTCTTCCAAAAATCGTATCAGTCACTCCAACAATAAAACCAATGATAACCGCTACTGCTATCAATTTTAAATATAGGAAATAAGAATACTGATAGCTTTCCTTTATATTTTTTAACATTTAATTTTCCTTTCTAAATATTCATTATACTAAGCACTATTTTATACTATTCCCCATTTGAACAGCGGACTGTTTATAATCTTCTTTGCAAAGAGTCAAGATTCTCTTGTTAGCAAATAATATAAAATATATTTAAAAAACTAAAAAAGCCATTTAACACAATTGAAAAAATTGTATAAACAGCTTTTTTTTAATTTTGAATTTTTAATTTTTACTTGTAACTATTCTTCAATTGAACCATGGTCAGTACTTGTTAAATTACAGCTTTTATCTTTTCCATTTTCTGTATAAACAGCATCATTTCCTTTTATTTGGATTGAAACAGTTCCATCAGCATATTTTTCTCCACTAGCAGATACTGCAGAATTCAAGTTATGAATAGTTCCATAACCATCAGCTAATTTTACCTTGTCTGTAGAAACATTTTCTACTGTTAAATCTTGATAACCATCACAAGAAAATTTTCTCAATAAGTTACCGCTTGCAGTTTTTTTAGTTGAAGATGTATCACTTGTTAAATTACAGCTTTCATCAGTTCCATTTGATGTAAATACAGCATCATTTCCTTTTATTTGAATTGAAACTCCATTACCTTTGTATTCTTCACCGCTAGCAGATTTTGTTAATTTCAAGTTATAAACTTTTCCAGTTCCATCTGTCAATTTAACTTTATTTGTAGAAAGATTTTCTACTGTTAAATCTTTGCTGTTGCAGCTAAACTTTCTTGTTAAATTTGATTTAGAAACTGTTTCAGTTTTTTTTCTTGAAGATTTTGACATAGCTGAATAACCAATAGAACCGATAGCCAATACTCCAATTAAAGTTGCCAAAATCATTTTTTTTGTAGATTTCATAACATTCACTCTCTTTTCTTCAATTTAATTTTTGAAATTTTTATCTCTCAAATTTCAGTAGGAGTATACTACACTTTACTTTGTTTTTAATATTAAATTGATTATATTTTTAATAGTCTTACAATTTATTTGAATTTATCTAAAATCAATCAAAATATAGTGGCTATTACCTATGCAATCTTCGCTTAAACTCTTCCTTATACGATTTGTAGGCATATCGCAACATTATGCTTAAAATAAATAATGGAATCGAAGAAAATATGCTCCAAGTCATTTTTTTGCTTATAATTAATTCTAAAACTAAAAGAAATATTCCAACAAAAAAAATAAAAAAATTCAATATTTTTAACCTGTCATCTTTATGCTTATCCCAGACATACGAAAAAACAAGACTAATGAGATAAAATGCAAAAACAATAGGAATTCCACGTCCAATGCTCCAGCTCAATTTTTTATCCCCAAAATCAAGCAAAAGAAAAAAAGCTGTAAGACCAATCAATATCAAAAATAAATTTGTTCTCATTCTATAGGAATCTAAAAATACAAATAATCCCAAATCAAAGATTAAAATAGATGGAATCGCATAATATCCCCATTCCAGTTTCCCATACATTATCAAATTTTGAAAAAAAACCTCCAATATTGAAATAATTGAAATTGTAAAAAATGATAGAAATACAGTCTTTTTCACTTTCTTCATCTTCATTTCATACAAATTTATATTAACAATCGGATATTCCCTTGCAAATTCCTCTTCCAATCCCTTTATTTCAGGAACATCCGTTTCACACAGCGGACATCTTTTTACTCCATCTTCCAGCTCTACTCCACATTTTATACAATACATTTTTATTTCCCTCTTTATTATTTTTTTAACAATATTTTTCAATTTTTAAAAATAGTTAGTAACTATTTTAGATCTTATTCCTCTTTTTCGTAAATAAACAAAAAAATCCCTTTCAATATCATAATCTGCAGTTAAATTTCCAAAATTTATATAAACTTTTTTACTATCACTTATAACTCCCATCTTAATTTTGCACCTTTTGCTTGGTGGTGGCAAAAATCTAAATCCTTTTAAATATTTTTCATACTTTTTATCAATTTCAAAAATCCCCAAATTGGAAAATCCTGTTGTGTAACCACGTTCTCCATAATAATCAAATATAAATGGAAAAAATATCCGTTTTATCAAATATGGAACGGACTTTATAACTATATTTCTCATTGGATTCATTGCTTTATAAATACTTTTATAAAATTC
It encodes:
- a CDS encoding DUF6320 domain-containing protein — translated: MYCIKCGVELEDGVKRCPLCETDVPEIKGLEEEFAREYPIVNINLYEMKMKKVKKTVFLSFFTISIISILEVFFQNLIMYGKLEWGYYAIPSILIFDLGLFVFLDSYRMRTNLFLILIGLTAFFLLLDFGDKKLSWSIGRGIPIVFAFYLISLVFSYVWDKHKDDRLKILNFFIFFVGIFLLVLELIISKKMTWSIFSSIPLFILSIMLRYAYKSYKEEFKRRLHR
- a CDS encoding MliC family protein, which encodes MKSTKKMILATLIGVLAIGSIGYSAMSKSSRKKTETVSKSNLTRKFSCNSKDLTVENLSTNKVKLTDGTGKVYNLKLTKSASGEEYKGNGVSIQIKGNDAVFTSNGTDESCNLTSDTSSTKKTASGNLLRKFSCDGYQDLTVENVSTDKVKLADGYGTIHNLNSAVSASGEKYADGTVSIQIKGNDAVYTENGKDKSCNLTSTDHGSIEE